The window AAGCAATTTTTAGGTCGTGGTTACGTATGGGGCGGCAGCAATCCATCAACAGGTTTTGACTGTTCAGGTCTTGTACAATGGTCATACAAGCAAGCAGGAGTTTCATTACCACGTACAGCATCACAGCAATATTTAGCAACACAACGCATTTCAGCAAGTGAAGCACGTGTTGGTGACTTAGTATTCTTCAGCTATGGATCTGGCGTTGCACATGTCGGTATTTATCTAGGCAACAACACGATGATTGATGCTCAAAACAAAGGTGTTGTTATCGAATCACTTGATTGGTGGAATCAATATTTAGTAGGTTTCGGTCGCATTCAATAATCCTACTATTATATAGACGATTTAAATAGCAAAAAGGTCATCTTTGTAGAGCAAATTACAGAGATGGCCTTTTTTAAAGGTTAAGAAAGTATAAATTTTAGGCGTTCCCATTTGTTAATCGAAGTCGCTGGAAAGTTGCTATATTGGCAAACACATTAAAATTCATGTTCTAGCGCATGTCGCAGCTTAACGGCCACGAATGCGCTTTTTTTATAAGTTAAATTTTGAAGTTCAACTTGATAATGCCTGTTTCTTTTAAAGCGAAGAATAAAATAATAAAGAATGGTCCTGTGAGTAAACCGATAATACCAAATAGCTGAAGTCCGATAAACATTGCTATTAATGTTGGTAAAGTAGATAATCCAATATGATCTCCCATCATTTTGGGCTCGACTACTCGGCGAATAATGAGTAAAATTACTGCTAAGATGAATAATTGAACAGAAATGGATGTGTTTCCCATTAATAAATGATAAAGCCCCCAAGGTGCCAAGATAATAATTGATCCCAGAAATGGAATAATGTCGATAAGCCAAATGATTAAGGTCATAGTGACGGCATATTTTGGTTGGATAAGGAAAAGTCCAACAAGTGTGACACCGCCAATAATAAAGCTAACGAGTAAATGAGCCTTCATAAAACCAAAGAATGCATCTTTTAAGCGTTTGGAGATTATTTTCATCTTTTTCGCAGTAGATGGCTTCAAATATTTGTAAGTGACCTGTTTTAATTTTGGCAAATCTAGCATAAATAAAAATAAAGCAATCATATATACAAGAAGACTAATAAAGAGGCTTGGAATTTCCGAAAAGAATGCGGTAACTTTGGTATAATTAAAGAAGTTTAGAAAAGATTCTTCAATTTTCTTGATGAAATCCAAAGTCGTATTTTGAAGTGAGGCACTCATTTCAGCGGGGAAGTCTTCGGTATATTTAGAAATGTTATCTTGCATGTGAAGCCACATTTCCGATATCTTAGAAATATAATAGGGGGCTTGCTTAGAAACTACTATTATTTGCGACATGAGCTGTGTAATAGTAAAGTAACAAATAATAGAAATAAAGATAACGCTCATTATGTAAATGAAGGCGACTGCAATTTTACGTGACATTTTCCATTTGCGTTTAAAAAACATAACAATTGGTTCTAAGAAAAAAGCGGTAAATCCAGCTAGTATAATAGGCACGGAGACTGGTATGATAAAATATGCCCCAATTATTAGGCATATAATCACAAGCGTTCGTAAAATCAACTTTCGGGTAATAGATTTATTCATAAACTCTCCTTCTTGGTATAAATTAAGTTAAGTGTAACATAAAAAAATTAAAATTTTATAACGTTCTGACAGAATAAAGGTAGGGATGAATCATGGAAAAAGAGGTTTTGAAACTTTTTAGTAATTTAACAGAGCGTGACCTTGAGATTCAATACGAGTCTTACGAAAAATTGATGAAAATTATGCAAGAACCAGTTGATTGGACATACGCAGTGTGGGAGCATCTCATTCAAGCCCTTACATATAAAAATGGACATGTGCGTGCGCGAGCAGTACAGTTTTTATGCGCATTGGCGGCAAAAAGTGACCCAGAAGAACGCGTACTAGAGGATTTTTTGAAAATCTGGGCTGTAACGTATGATGATGAAACCGTAACAGCAAGACATAGTCTACAGGCAATTTGGCAAATTGGTCTTGCAGGTCAGGTGCAAAGAGATTTAATTGTTTCATATTTAGCAAAAAGATTCCAAACATGTATTGACGAAAAACACCCGACACTCATGCGATATGATATTATTGTATCCTTTAAAAAATTGTTTGATGCCACGAATGACACGAAACTATTGGAAATTGCACAGAGATTAATTGAAGAAGAACAAGATGCAAAATATAAAAAGAAATATAAGACGGCCATTCGTTAAATAAGCGTAATGGCTGTTTTTTTATGTAGAAACTCGTTTGTTGGAGAAAATTTAGATTATTGATTCGGGGAGAACATTCGTGACTTCAATCGTGAGAGGTTCAATGGGAACATATCGTGGAAAGCCAATGTTAATCGTTAATACAGCCAATTGAAGCATGAAGTGGATTTTCGAGAATTCGGAAAGGCAACTATGCAGGGAAAAATGTAGCTCAAAGGATTGTCCAAATTGCACTTAGCTTTTTAGATGGTCGTAATATTCACTGGAACTTTACAAAATTTTTAGTGGAAAGGCACGGTAAAACGATGGCACGCTTTGAACCAACTGATTCACAACTTGATATTGAGCAAGCTATTGAAAAAATATTATTGTAATTAGAATTTTTAGGAGAGAACTACAAATAGCTAATCGTTATGTAGAAATAGTGCTAAGTTTTGTATGTTTTTGATTGAGTTTTCCGCAATTTCGCAACTACTTTTTCATTGCAATATATGATAAACTGCTTTACAAGTGAATAATTCTTGCAGAATAAGGGTGCTAGGCCATAGCATAATCGGGAATTCGGTGTAAAACCGAAGCTGTTTCCGCAACTGTAAGTACAGATATCATAAAATGAAGCCACTGTCGAAGAATCATTATTTAAGTAGATGGGAAGGTTTTTATGACATCGCTACATAAAG of the Lysinibacillus fusiformis genome contains:
- the ytvI gene encoding sporulation integral membrane protein YtvI; this translates as MNKSITRKLILRTLVIICLIIGAYFIIPVSVPIILAGFTAFFLEPIVMFFKRKWKMSRKIAVAFIYIMSVIFISIICYFTITQLMSQIIVVSKQAPYYISKISEMWLHMQDNISKYTEDFPAEMSASLQNTTLDFIKKIEESFLNFFNYTKVTAFFSEIPSLFISLLVYMIALFLFMLDLPKLKQVTYKYLKPSTAKKMKIISKRLKDAFFGFMKAHLLVSFIIGGVTLVGLFLIQPKYAVTMTLIIWLIDIIPFLGSIIILAPWGLYHLLMGNTSISVQLFILAVILLIIRRVVEPKMMGDHIGLSTLPTLIAMFIGLQLFGIIGLLTGPFFIILFFALKETGIIKLNFKI